A genomic segment from Luteolibacter ambystomatis encodes:
- a CDS encoding DUF4062 domain-containing protein: MGRRLRVFVSSTMKDMRNERAAVVERLSSFNIEPVNAEGWTPNGSKSWDRIEPEIESSDIFVLILGASYGWIPDEGPKASLGISVTHLEFTHAQQQRIPVIPFLKRLEYDTDRTSEDSIRRDAFRKEVQNWNGGYFTSEFELAADLATKVGEALVGLLTDEFQKAKVRSRSVVTTKMALALDTEPAAPHRPPILPIDLIDAVRHNRAILFAGSGISLAAGLPSASAFAESFIQSIRRSTPGYSANPTGAAFAGIATDLEASHGRNYLLDSVVRLIDSPQGIEPTIAHKIAVSLFSKIITTNYDTLFESAAVNQGVSMQVLANELSGEIAQRSIIKLHGSYDSPESLLLTEREVFMFDRSRSRLWDSVKSELSRNMVIVVGASLHDPSIIRLFSEIGQLLGGYFIAPKLWDSTPERLRPWNLKCIETEADSFMIELSKCLV, translated from the coding sequence ATGGGACGACGACTTCGCGTTTTTGTAAGCAGCACAATGAAGGACATGCGGAACGAACGTGCCGCCGTAGTGGAACGATTGAGCTCGTTCAACATTGAACCGGTTAATGCGGAAGGCTGGACGCCTAACGGCTCAAAATCATGGGATCGCATTGAACCTGAGATTGAATCTTCTGACATATTTGTCCTAATATTAGGAGCCAGTTACGGTTGGATTCCCGATGAAGGCCCGAAAGCCTCACTAGGCATTTCGGTCACCCACTTGGAATTCACTCACGCCCAACAACAGAGGATTCCGGTTATTCCCTTCCTTAAGCGCCTCGAATACGACACAGATCGAACATCTGAAGATTCCATAAGGAGAGATGCTTTCAGAAAAGAGGTTCAAAATTGGAACGGAGGCTACTTCACCTCCGAATTTGAACTGGCTGCGGACCTCGCTACCAAGGTCGGTGAAGCTCTCGTAGGCCTGTTGACGGATGAATTTCAAAAGGCGAAGGTAAGGAGCAGATCGGTAGTGACGACGAAAATGGCATTGGCTCTGGACACAGAGCCTGCGGCACCGCATCGACCCCCTATTCTGCCAATCGACCTCATAGATGCAGTCCGGCATAACCGGGCAATTCTGTTTGCAGGATCTGGAATCTCGCTCGCAGCCGGTCTCCCATCCGCAAGCGCATTTGCTGAAAGCTTTATTCAATCAATCAGAAGGTCCACGCCCGGCTATTCGGCAAATCCAACTGGAGCGGCATTCGCCGGCATCGCGACCGATCTCGAAGCATCTCACGGCAGGAATTACTTACTTGATTCAGTCGTACGGCTTATTGATTCACCTCAAGGGATCGAGCCGACGATTGCGCACAAGATCGCAGTCAGCCTATTCAGTAAGATCATTACCACCAATTACGATACCCTTTTTGAATCAGCCGCCGTCAATCAGGGCGTAAGCATGCAAGTCCTCGCAAATGAGCTAAGTGGTGAGATTGCCCAACGATCAATAATCAAACTACATGGTTCTTACGATTCGCCTGAATCGCTTCTTCTTACAGAACGGGAGGTTTTTATGTTTGATAGAAGCCGATCTCGATTGTGGGACTCGGTGAAATCCGAGCTAAGCAGAAACATGGTTATTGTCGTTGGCGCCTCGTTACACGACCCAAGTATTATCCGACTATTTAGCGAGATTGGCCAACTATTGGGTGGTTACTTTATCGCCCCAAAATTGTGGGACTCCACACCAGAAAGGCTCCGTCCTTGGAATTTAAAATGCATCGAAACGGAAGCTGATTCGTTCATGATTGAATTATCCAAATGCCTCGTATGA
- a CDS encoding metal ABC transporter substrate-binding protein codes for MFRPLLLIFSFLFSGMAVARMKVATFYPLLTDLVRQVGGDRVEVVDLISTSGDPHHFEPSPEDLRKATGARLYLVAGLGLEAYLPSLQTIVPSTSRLVEVGASLPVLHGSCDEADHNHSDHETDPHWWHSIDRFRRATTVVAEALATADPEGASFYRTNAATYREKLDELERWTRSQVARIPRDRRQLATTHSAFNYFCADYGFTPFSVQGLNQEQDPSAATLAKLVADLKQHRVSALFPEVETNPKLLSVLTRDTGIRLGKPLIADGTNSPTYESMVRHNVSVIVEALAAK; via the coding sequence ATGTTTCGTCCGCTTCTGTTGATCTTCTCCTTCCTTTTCTCCGGCATGGCCGTCGCGAGGATGAAGGTAGCGACCTTCTATCCCCTGCTCACCGATCTGGTCCGTCAGGTCGGTGGTGACCGGGTGGAGGTTGTGGACCTCATCAGTACTTCAGGAGATCCCCATCACTTCGAGCCTTCCCCGGAAGACCTCCGGAAGGCGACGGGAGCCCGGTTGTATCTCGTCGCCGGCCTGGGATTGGAGGCTTACCTCCCTTCGCTTCAAACGATTGTTCCTTCCACCAGTCGATTGGTTGAGGTGGGCGCGAGTTTGCCGGTCCTGCATGGCTCGTGTGACGAAGCCGATCACAACCACTCCGATCATGAAACCGATCCGCACTGGTGGCATTCCATTGATCGCTTCAGGCGTGCGACCACGGTCGTCGCAGAGGCCCTCGCCACGGCGGATCCGGAAGGTGCCTCCTTTTACCGTACGAACGCTGCCACGTATCGGGAGAAACTGGACGAGCTCGAGCGATGGACGAGAAGCCAGGTGGCGAGAATCCCCCGCGACCGCCGCCAACTCGCCACCACCCACTCCGCGTTCAACTACTTCTGTGCGGATTATGGATTCACTCCTTTCTCCGTCCAAGGTTTGAACCAGGAACAGGACCCGAGTGCGGCCACTCTCGCGAAATTGGTCGCGGATTTGAAACAGCACCGGGTCTCCGCCCTCTTCCCGGAAGTGGAAACCAACCCGAAGCTCTTGTCCGTCCTGACCCGGGATACCGGCATCCGCCTCGGCAAACCGCTGATCGCGGACGGCACCAATTCCCCCACGTACGAGTCGATGGTGCGCCACAATGTGTCGGTGATCGTAGAGGCTCTGGCTGCCAAGTAA
- a CDS encoding DR2241 family protein, with protein MSILQFLSDSLRNGVHRIGQIEIQTNDSIDQIQLVHVDDIPLAAQPDQGGLKVHRDPEAARDLSTFSEDGEYRFTKGQTNLRRGWLMELSSLDELRRALDLFYPAALGLLAAQKEGRLEIEHLRDKLNRQTGMYRFARTISDAGAQQLVREVCGPAHQCAKRILWQLDATTSLEDSDASRYSGIPGDIVESEAFPLLCREACNHFVAECRKVSKAEADRAKA; from the coding sequence ATGTCCATCCTCCAGTTTCTCTCCGATTCGCTCCGGAATGGGGTGCATCGCATCGGTCAGATCGAAATCCAAACAAACGATTCAATCGATCAAATCCAGCTCGTTCATGTGGACGATATTCCCCTCGCCGCCCAGCCGGATCAGGGTGGATTGAAAGTCCATCGTGACCCGGAAGCGGCACGCGATCTCTCCACCTTTTCGGAGGACGGGGAATATCGATTCACCAAGGGACAGACCAACCTGCGCCGTGGCTGGTTGATGGAGCTTTCTTCGCTGGACGAGCTTCGACGGGCACTCGACCTGTTCTATCCGGCAGCCCTCGGCCTGCTGGCAGCCCAAAAGGAAGGCCGGTTGGAAATCGAACACCTCCGGGACAAGTTGAACCGCCAGACCGGCATGTACCGGTTCGCCCGCACCATCAGCGACGCCGGAGCCCAACAGTTGGTCCGTGAGGTCTGTGGACCAGCCCACCAGTGCGCCAAGCGCATTCTCTGGCAACTCGATGCCACGACCTCCTTGGAAGACAGCGATGCCAGCCGCTACAGTGGCATTCCGGGTGACATCGTGGAATCGGAGGCTTTCCCTCTTCTTTGCCGGGAGGCCTGCAATCACTTCGTCGCGGAATGCCGGAAAGTTTCCAAGGCAGAAGCGGATCGCGCCAAAGCCTGA
- a CDS encoding CbiX/SirB N-terminal domain-containing protein, giving the protein MPLAPKPESALFIVGHGSTENPDSSTPYFDHADEIRRRGLFKEVHCCFWKEEPSFREAWYLTDCQEIYVVPDFISEGYFTQDIIPREFGLTGPTSDIRGKTFHYCQPVGVHASMTGLLLRRAREVAPGIDPASTTLVITGHGTGLNQNSTKAIRDQVDLIAASGAGYAKVTDAYMEEQPFIARWDELAPTGNVVVVPFFISDGAHSYQDIPVLLGIEPEVGLAASQREIFRHNPHHLRGKTLFYSSAIGTERHLADVILDQVADFDARRALATA; this is encoded by the coding sequence ATGCCTCTCGCCCCGAAGCCCGAAAGCGCCCTGTTCATCGTAGGACATGGCTCGACGGAGAATCCGGACTCATCCACTCCCTACTTCGACCATGCGGACGAAATCCGCCGCCGCGGTCTCTTCAAGGAGGTCCACTGCTGCTTTTGGAAAGAGGAACCATCTTTCCGCGAGGCGTGGTATCTCACCGACTGCCAGGAGATCTACGTGGTGCCGGATTTCATCAGCGAAGGCTACTTCACCCAAGACATCATCCCCCGGGAATTCGGCCTCACCGGCCCAACCTCGGACATCCGTGGAAAAACCTTCCACTACTGCCAGCCGGTCGGCGTCCATGCCTCGATGACAGGCCTGTTGCTGCGCCGCGCCCGGGAGGTCGCTCCGGGCATTGATCCGGCATCCACCACCCTCGTCATTACCGGCCATGGCACCGGATTGAACCAGAATTCCACCAAGGCCATCCGCGATCAGGTCGATCTGATCGCCGCCTCGGGAGCCGGATATGCCAAGGTAACCGATGCCTACATGGAAGAGCAGCCGTTCATCGCCCGCTGGGACGAACTGGCACCCACCGGGAACGTGGTGGTCGTCCCCTTCTTCATTTCGGACGGCGCTCATTCCTACCAGGACATCCCCGTTCTGCTTGGAATCGAGCCCGAGGTCGGCCTTGCGGCCTCCCAGCGCGAAATCTTCCGCCATAATCCCCATCACCTCCGGGGAAAGACATTGTTCTATTCCTCCGCCATCGGAACGGAACGCCACCTCGCGGACGTAATCCTGGACCAAGTCGCCGATTTCGACGCACGCCGCGCCCTCGCGACCGCCTAA
- a CDS encoding lipoyl protein ligase domain-containing protein produces the protein MFPVFQSLLCWCDDVERGGPENMAVDEWLHETALQPVLRVYRWQPGWGSLGYFGALAEARNSFPELSWVRRWTGGGTVDHRVDWTYTLVVPTEEELATARGAESYRVIHAALAEVLPQEGWNVRLADGSLETGAASCFENPVCHDLVDEAGRKIAGAGQRRTRNGLLHQGSVSGGPDWADAVIRAERLSEVLSERWDMFHPLLSDGLLEMRVRHYADAKWTARR, from the coding sequence GTGTTTCCTGTATTCCAGAGCCTCCTGTGCTGGTGTGACGATGTCGAGCGCGGCGGACCGGAGAACATGGCGGTGGACGAATGGCTGCACGAAACCGCTCTCCAGCCTGTGCTGCGCGTTTATCGCTGGCAGCCCGGGTGGGGGAGCTTGGGGTATTTCGGCGCCTTGGCGGAAGCCCGGAACAGTTTCCCGGAGTTGTCCTGGGTCCGGCGCTGGACCGGGGGGGGCACGGTCGATCATCGTGTGGACTGGACCTATACCCTCGTCGTGCCGACGGAAGAGGAACTGGCCACCGCCCGCGGTGCGGAGAGTTACCGCGTGATCCATGCCGCTCTGGCGGAGGTCTTGCCGCAGGAGGGCTGGAACGTGAGATTGGCGGACGGCTCGTTGGAGACCGGCGCTGCTTCCTGTTTTGAGAATCCGGTGTGCCATGATCTGGTGGATGAGGCGGGCCGGAAGATCGCCGGTGCCGGGCAACGACGCACCCGGAACGGGCTGCTGCACCAGGGTTCGGTGAGTGGAGGCCCGGATTGGGCTGATGCGGTCATTCGAGCCGAACGCTTGTCGGAGGTTCTATCGGAACGGTGGGACATGTTCCATCCGCTCCTCTCTGACGGCCTCCTCGAGATGCGCGTCCGCCACTATGCCGATGCAAAATGGACCGCCCGCCGCTGA